AAATAGTTTAGCACGTAGTGGGGAAGCACATTTCAGCGGTTTGTCcttaaattacacacacacacacatacacacactgatcaggcataacctTATGACCATCTCCTagtttctaccctcattgtccatttttgtagttctacagttacagactgcagtccatctgtttctctgatactctgttaccctgttcttcagtggtcaggacccccatggaccctcatttGCTTTTAAACCTATAAATAATCATCTTTCATAACAGTGGAGTTTTTATCGACCCTCATATCCCCCTCTCTCACCGTGTGACTGCGGGCCTGACAATCGGTTACGGCGCTGCATATCAGCAACCTGATAGGTCGCTGCTCGGTTCATTTGCATAACCAGAGAGAGGCTGCAAGTCGGTGGAGTCAGTCACCACTGCTTTCATACCACATGAAGGTAGGCAGAGCTCTTACTTTAACTCTCAAACCGGTGTATAAGACACTACTGTGCGCTATAGAATGGGCAGGAAACGCAGTTCATCATGTTTCACTCTGTGTTTCTCATTTTCACATGTTTTTAACAGTGTTATGACTGTTTTCACTGTAGTTTGttaaaagtgaaagtgaaattgTGAAAGTTCAGAGTGGGGGAGGTTAATGTGTAGATTATATCACAGTGGAATTTCCTGAGATTATTGCATGTAAAAGATGATTTTTTCTTTGCTTGTGTGAAATATTCACTATTCCTACTGCGGTTAATATTCATTACTACTTCATTGTTTCTTATCTGATCTTGTGTGTTATAGTCCTAACTGACCTTTGTTACTACGGCTGGTTtggacattttaatgttttactgaGAAACCGCCTTCTTAGTCCCAAACTTCAAAAACAACAATAGTAAGTTTAATATAGTGGGTATTTGGACTGCATTGGCCTTTGAATGTAATTGTTTTGTATATATAGTTTTTACTGAAAACAGCTCAGTAGTACTGCGGCTCCCCCTGGTGGTGGTTCAGTTTGTTACTGTTTCTGAGTAGATGCCTCTGTGATTATCACAGTTTTGTTaataaaggggaactccatccatttttaaaaaatattctgtATAACTAAATGACTAACATGttcacaaagtcattcagaatgatttggctctgttctagagaacctTACagagttagaattgttcacagtggtggtgatgggaaccagacgtccacctccaaaagctcctcacagaaagttcctacatgaaatggttaattcactgcctgatgactgagaccctgttttagttttgagataaagtttttaaatgtattaaatgtaaaaGAGGGATGCATGAAGGGTGGTCTATGTCAAAAAAAGGCCCAAAAGAAAGCATACTTTTTCAAATTGAgcaccctgctgaaaaaggaccaTTAGGAACCATTAGAATTAACCTAATGGTTTTACAATAATAGCTTACAATAAAGACCAGTACTTTCCTGTAGAATAACTTTAGATCCCATTATGATCAGCCATTCGTCACCCATTAAACCTGTgatattgcattaaaaaaaaaactacacattTCAAAATCACCAGGAACCAATAGAAACACTTACTGGTTTCTATGGTTTTCtatggctcctatcaccaccacagtaaaggCATCTGAgccatttcacgtcaaaccactctgtttgcatctcagccactgaattacacagacattttgaaaaatgagtggaattggCCTTCAGCATTTCTTTATCAAACGgatagttctggtcctaaaGGCTGTGCTGCGTTGAAAGCCAGAGTAAAATATATGCAAACCTGACCGCATCACAACAGCTGGATTCTATATTAATGCGCCAAAGTCACAAAAAACAGTGTGCTGTGAATGGACTGTTAGCTATAGCGCTAACATCAACCACCAACTGGAACCAGGTTTTGTTTCAACCGAGGTAACAACTAACTGAGGTAACAATAAGTTGAGGTAGCAACTAACTGTGGTAGCAACTAACTGAGGTAACAATAACTTGAGGTAGCAACTAACTGTGGTAGCAACTAACTGAGGTAACAATAACTTGAGGTAGCAACTAACTGAGGTAACAACTATCTGAGGTAACAATAAGTTGAGGTAGCAACTAACTGAGGTAACAATAACTTGAGGTAGCAACTAACTGTGGTAGCAACTAACTGAGGTAACAATAACTTGAGGTAGCAACTAACTGAGGTAACAACTATCTGAGGTAACAATAACTTGAGGTAGCAACTGAGGTAGCAACTAACTGAGGTGACCACTGAGGTAACAACTAACTGAGGTAACAACTAACAACTCAGTGTGGAGAAATGAATGTGTGGAGGCGTTAGCTTCACGCTAACAGAACACGAAATCATTAGTGCTAGTAAACGGTACTAATGGTAATTAGCATTGTCGCCACTGTGGTAATTTAGTGAGCAAAAACTACTCATAAGACGAACGTTTCGCCGTTAAATGCTGTTTTATAATATTTGCTGTATTATATGACAAAACGTGAAGGATGGCTGAAAGTCCATTACTCTGCAACAATGGTATATATAAAGCAGGGGTGCTCAGTCGTGGTGCTGGAGCTCTActaccctgcagagtttagcacCAACCCtaatcaaacacacctgatccaggtgaTCAAGGCCTTCAGCAGCATCTGACTATATGGCCTGTGTGTGTTGGGTCTGAACTTTCCAGAATGGTagacctccaggaccaggactgagcacCCTTGATATAAAGTATATTTATTGACATAAATCAGCTTAAATCTGTATTGAAAAGTTGTGTATCTCATCATATGTCGTGTTGCCGCTATTTcagtaaagtaaaaatgtactatTAAAATTAAAAGGCACTGAAGGTCGTGTCCGCGACCCtcacggagaagcggcttgggaaatggatggatgaatggattaTCTGTCATAAAGTCACGGTAATGCACAACTTCCTGAGGTTTATTGCCTTAAACCTTTGTTTATCATCAAAAATGGAATcaaaaataaagtgtttggCTTAGAACTATCATGAAAACTACTGGTTTACTCTAAACAACTTATTGGCCCCAACCAATGCGAAGGTCTCAATTTAGAATATTTAAGGTGTGTTCATAGAGCTTGTGTCACAGAATTtcttaatgaatgaatgttttattcTCATACAGCCAGAGGGGGGTAGAGTAGCCTAAACCCGCAATCCAGTAAAAGTATTGTTATGTCTGTGATGTGGTGGATCTTCTAAGTACTTCCAGAATCTGtcagcacaggaactgaagTTGGTTGGGCTCCAGTCTTCTCTTTTTGTAGACCTTtagtttgaaataaaatgataaacctCAAGTCAGAGATTTGATCAGTAACAAAGGCAGTGCAGATGCCATCACcaatgaaacacaaaaaaaattaattagtaACTGCACAGAAATTACTAAAGTGCAACTAAGGTAAAAGTAGACTTGTTTCCTCACAGATGTACTTGAGTAGGAGTAAAGGTATTCCCATTTGAACGTACAAATCTGTCTGGAAGTTAATAGAGTACATGGAACTGGGTATATTGACCTCCCATTTCTGCACAGTCATCTAAAAGTGAGACGCGACAGTGACTATTGAACTAGCCCAGTAATAAACACTAACTAATATTGTTTTCCATTTACAGTGATGCTTCTTCTGTTGCTGATGTTCGATCTTCTCAGCTGTTCTAATGCAGGTGATTCATTAGTGTCACCGTCAGCTCATCCTAAACCCTCAGACTTTGTTTATACCTGGTCATTTCATGCAACTTGTATCTGGATTATAATCTGTTAAGATTTTAAGGAGATCCAAGAAGATTTCAAGCCTGTTCTTTTGGCAAGAAGGTCAGCGGATTTTTTTGGACTTGAAAGCTGAATGTAGTGATCAAGATGAGCTCTGTATTATTAGGTTGAATTTCCCCGATTAAAACTTACTGTAGAGTCTAGATCCAGCTGCAGTCTGCCAcatctgctccagctaattaacttcacAAAAACTTATTGATCATTACTAATAAACTCttcaggaaagtagatctccaggaagaGTGTTAGTGACCACTGATGTAGGGTTTTGTTAAAGCATAATGTGTGGTAGCAGACCAGTGAATAACGATGATGTGAAGTAAAGGTTAACCAGACTTTATTGTAACTACGTTAGGCCGTTGAACACTGAGTCAACTCAGAGGAGAGACTCGAGCTGAATGTTAAGAAATGAACTAAAGGAGCGGTGAAGCCTCTATATAGTTCTAATGGGTGTTTTTTCCCTGAAGAACAGCAGGGGGAGGTGTGGTCAAAGGAATAGGTGGGGTTTTGGTTGAATAATGTGGCTTGATGTGTGGCTTGGTGTGTGCTCCAGATAGGGCAgcatggtggtgcagtgggtagcatTGGTGCTTCACAGCaaggttcgattccccggctggacAACCAGTTCTTTCTGCAtgggttttctcccacagtcgaaagacatgcagtcaggctgctTGGACATGCGAATCTTGGTTGCatttacacttgcatttttatgtggaCAAGCATTATTTAGATATAATCCTGATACCCAAGAAGCATAAAGCGACCAGGTATAATCAGGGATTTaggaatttcatttttttttttcatatttcaaacTATATACTGAATGTCTGGAATATCTGCCTCTTTTAGATATCTTCTCTTTGGTGGTTCCTGATGGTGATATATCAGCACAGTTAGGATCATCTGTTGTCCTGCCATGTGAACTTTCCACCTCGTTGGACATTAGGAGGTATGAAGTACGCTGGCATCGACCCGATAAATTTGAAAACCCAGTTCTGCTGTACAGAGATCTAAAGGTCCAGGAGAACATTGGAGATCCTCGGTACAGAGGCAGAGCGTCTCTGATTGGAGAACTGCAGAAATGGAACGCCTCTCTGAGACTGGAGAACCTCACAGTAGCAGACAGAGGAGAATATGTGTGCTATGTTAAAAGTTATACATGGTATGAAGAGGCAAGCGTGTTCCTCAGCCTTCCAGGTAAAGATATGAAATAACATAAACATGAGCCTCATCAGGACGTGCCGGTTAACCTTGACCTGTCACTAGTTTTCCTTCACAGTTTATTCATATCACTAATAGTAAAATTCCAAATAGCTAAATATTAGatctgtttaatgtgttttatccATTGGATTTATACTAAGCTTATACATTCTGATTCAGCTGTAACAGCTTTGCTCAATGTTATATTCTGTTCTTTACTCTAGTGGTCGgatctcctcttcttctctcctttgCTGAAGCTGGACAACAGGTGAATGTGACCTGTGCATCAGGTGGATGGTCACCAAAGCCCACCCTCACCTGGAGAGACAAACAAGGAAGAGAACTCACAGACAGTGTTAATCAGGAATACACAggtttgtaaaaagcactattcCAATACGCTGCGAAGGCCAAAACCAAAAAACGGTAGTTCCTGTCCTTCATTCTGCTCTTTCGTGTTAATTACACAGCCGCTcagtaaagaagcaaattcaTTGATTATTACTTAGTTGTGTCGCAAATCTCCTCGAACaagaaaattaataaactgAAATATACCTAATCAGTgtcttattattactattataaaaaaaaaaaaaaaaaagcgctTACCGACCCTACCGACTAATTTtggttacactttaaaataagactaccctCATAAAGGGTTTATGAATGGCTGAAAACGAGTATGTTCTTGGTCATTAGTATAAACATGTTAAAAAGTTATAACCCAtttataaaaaggaaaaaactgagCTGTGAtatctgatgaatatgaataggTGATGAAGCGTTTGAATGAGTGTTTACTATGAACCAAACAACATTTATGTGTTGTAAAtgattattaatgattttaaggtctttatgacctaattaataaccattaataagcTGAGTTTAAACCATTCATGAACGCTGAATGAAGAGAGTCTTATTTTGAAGTGGTACCCTAATTTTAGTTTGAGGGCATCATATTTTACGTGCCACTGAAAAGTTTCGAAAAAGTGTTAAGTTAAAGGTGACGTTTCATGACGTTTAACATTTAATGTAATCCAGCAAAGATTGGACAGTTGCAGTGAAATCTAGGTAGATCAACCTCATGAAGGGGCTCCACAATCAattgatgagctgaatcaatGTAGAGACAAGGAACACCTGAAACTGTGCAGGGCTGCGGTTTGCCAAGTACAGGATTAAATGGTGGTGTGGAATAGAAGAAATTTTAAATAAACCTGTTTTTGTAGATTAACAGTGCACAATAAATAGCCAATGTCCcaacacattttaataaaaaacatttttacaaccAAAGCAAGTCAGTTTTTGTTGTACAAAATAGTAAAACATAACTAAACAATGTAAGAAAACTTTGCTTTCTGGCAAAaatggtgtgaaatgttgagtCACATCAGAATTTATAGCTAAATCTGTCCTCCTTTGGCAGCTGTTTGCTgaattttttattgttacactttaaatgcagcagcagttacattctggcaactGCCCAGGTGCTTGAAAGTAatggctgcaccatttaaggtgtaaagGGAAATTTGTATAAGAAGACAACTTGAGCTTTGGtgaatttctcaagtcatttgacTCATACTCGCACCTCCAACCATCAGACTAACAGGGCTGAAATTAATAGAGAATTATAGTTCCACAGGCTGAATAGCATTGTGCTGTGGGCTGATACTGTTCATTTATATCCTTTGTGTTGAAAACAAAGTgaactacagggagattcactcgaaagaggccccgaatattctgtaataactctcaccAGGACGAAGCGatctgaacaaaacaaagtgcaatgagctcctcggtatatggagcttcaaacaaaCCTGCATCAGAGCGATGAGGTGGGCGCCGGACAGCCATTATGACGTTTAGCCTCCATTTACGACTTCCAGGTGCAGACccccgtaccccttcatgtgtctgtcaGAAAATgaagatcacttccagcatcgcatggaATGCAGTCGATTACACATACGTCAAGTTATGTAGGGAATATTCGGGCCAATTTCGAGCGAATCTCCTTATATTTTAGAAGTAAAAGACTAAACAGCAGGAGGTGATTGAGGGTCTGTTGCGCTTTCAGTTTCAGACAAAATGTGATTGAAGCTTTCCTGACTCAGTGTTAGTGTGGTTTGCATTGtttctttgtcatgttatgtGCATTTATTTGAAGCACACTGGTGTAACAGTtatgacaaaacaaaaaataggaCGAATTTTAATCAGGGTTCCTCCCACTGCTAGTACAGGTAGTGAATGTTGTGCCAGATCTCCAGTTCAGACACTTCGTTATAAGGAAACTTCCTTCCTCACTCAGTGGAATAAATTATACCATCAGAGATGACCGTAACATGACGGAGTGAATATCACTGAGATAAACCATGTTAACCGATATGGTTCTTCTTTTTAAGTTGACCCctcccctctttttctctcatttagACTCTGAAAGGTTGGTGAATGTGAGCTCTTGGCTGCTCTTCTCTCCCTCGGAGACAGAGTGGATCTCCTGTTCTGTGGGTTTATCTGGTCAGGAgatgagagagagcagagtgcTGCCACTCAATCCCGTTCATCACCCAGCTGATCCACCAACAGAACCAGGTGAAGGACATAATTCTCCTCCTGAACTGGTTCAGTGTTCCTCTTAAAGCTGTGATATTTAATTATAACGTGTTTGATCAGGAGTTTCTCCGGGATGGAAAGTCGCCACCATCTTACTGGTTATCAGTCTGTTGGTTCTCACTGTGATGACAGTCTTCTTCCTCAAGTTTAGAGGTAGGAAATGTTCACTTGGCAAATCTGAATTAAAAGCCTCACACTGTCAATCTAACTTTTGGAAATTTTCTGGAATGCAGGTCACATTTTCCAGAAAGGCACAAAGTCTAGACCAGCAGGTAAGACTCAGCGTGATGATGTCAGGAGGCTGAAACAGTCATTTAATTGTTCTCCTTGCAGAAAGTATCACTTTCTAAAAATATATCCTATTGTTTAGTAACTAGctattaaaacaaatacaaataaatacaaatgaggGTGTGAATGTTATGGTAATGTTTCCCCCCTTTGCTTTTTATGGTCATTAAGCAGAGGAAGAAGGACGTTGTTTTGTTGGTGAGTGGACGTGGTCAGCATGGCCCTAATTAACCTAGTCTCTGTCCTGGTTTTGATCAACTTCAGTCACTTTGTTGGAAACACTGGTTCACTGTATAATATGCTGTCCATTTTGAGTTGAATGCCAAaatcatcagtggtcaggagccccatggaccctcacagagcaggtactgtttgggtggtgggtcattctcagcactgcagcaacactgacgtggtggtggtggttagtgtgtgttgtgctggtctgagtggatcagacacagcagtgctgctggagtgtttaaacacctcagtgtcgctgctggactgagaacagtccaccaaccagaaacatccagccgacagcgtcctgtgggcagcgtcccgtgaccactgatgaaggactagagaatgaccaacacaaactgtgcagcagcagatgggctgtcgtctctgactttacatctacaaagtaggagtgtctaacagagtggacagtgagtggacacagtgtttaaaaactccaggagcactgctgtatctgatccactcagaccagcacaacacacactaacacaccaccaccacatcagtgttactgcagtgctgagaatgacccaccacccaaacagtacctgctctgtgagggtccatgggggtcctgaccactgaagaacagggtaacagagtatcagagaaacagatggactacagtctgtaactgtagaactacaaagtccagctatacagtaagtggagctgataagatggacaatgagtgtagaaacgaggaggtggtcatgatgttaggcctgattggtgtacgTCATCATATAGATATGTGGTTGAAGAAGGTTGGGCTGCATGGTTAGCACTGCTAATTCACAGCAGAAGCTGTAGCTTCTCATCATCTAATATCTGAATATCACACTGTAATAAATGCACAGAACTGCTGAGATTTATAGACTTTTAATGGAACTGAATCACTTTTAGCTCCATTACTTTACTGAAAATGTAGCTCAgctagtttttattgttttcaaaaCCTGTGATGCAGCTTTTGGAATTGCAATTAAGCAGTTTTATACTGTCCATTTGATAACTGACCAAGACGTGAAATAATTATACCCAACATTGTTATGAATGGTGTTTATTTTAGAGCAGGTAACAGTTCTTCACCAAAAAAACTTAAATTTATCATCAAAACGTGACtgcaacacaaaaaataaagaaaaacattaagtttaacattaaacattaaacattaagtttaacacagtaacacaaaaacacagcactcaGCAGATTTTATGGCACAAAGTAATGAATGCTGCACAAACGTTCCAATTATTTActaattatttgtttttcattttaaaagtgtattacagattatatttaaatgaatgttaGCCAGTGAAGATTATCCCCGTTTTTCCTTCAGCAGGAccagaaacaaacaacaaagaaacaaatgcaGACCAAGTAGGTAAGTTTCTGGATTTACAGTAATGATCTGCTCTATATCAGTATCAAAAGTTAACAAAAGTTATTAGGTCTATCATTGAATAATGAATggtgtttattttaaagcagatcTCAGCCCTCTTTCATGTCCAGTTTGTGCTGTGAGAGAAGCAAACAGAACTGATGGAGCCACTCAGATCTCAGGTAACAGATCTCAGCCAACACATCATCATTTAGATATTATATAGATtgtgacttttatttatttatttatttatttatatatatatatatatatatatatatatatatacacacacacacacacacacacacacacacacacacacacacacacacacacacacacatctatccatccatcatcttccgcttctccggggttcgggtcgcgggggcagcatcctgagcaatgaggcccagacctccctttccccagccacttccactagctccctgggaaggattccgaggcgctcccaggccagctgggcgatatagtcacgccagcgtgtcctgggtctttcccggggtctcctccctggtggacttgcctgtgacacctcccaagggagcaGGGCCGGATTAAAAGAATGGGCTGAAAGGGCTGCAGTCCCGGGCCTCGCCACTAGGGGGGCCTCCGGTCGCTGAatgtcaaatgacaaaaattaatagaaaaaaaaaaaacgaaacaagCGAAAATGTCGGGCCAAAGGAAACACGAGAGCGGAGCAAAAAAACGAAAATTACaatcaataaaaaaggaaagagcgacagaattattacagaaaacacCCAAATTAACCAACATGTGGAGTAGTCAGCCTGCTGTAGCAGCTACCACCAGCAAAGAGGCAACTGTCAGTGATGGACAGCAGCCAACCACCGCTAGCCAACTAACCAGCCCAACTAGCCAGTCTGCTAGCAATAGTGCTACAATCTCTGAGGAAACAAGTGATGGAGAAGAACCAGTGGGTAATGTAGCAGATGAGCCTGTTGATTCTGAGGCAGGGGCGAAAATAGATATATCAACAGATATTGCATGCTGGGGAGAAGTTAATGAGGAGATGCGAAGCTATTGGGTCGGAAAGGGAATTGAAGCACCCACACAATGTCAACATAAAGATGCCGATTTTTCGGCTTCTGAAAGGAGCTATAAAAATCAGAAGCGATGTCTGAGCAAAACATTGTTCAGTCGCTCgctcagaaatggagagaaggtGGCAAGAGAATGGTTGTCTTACTCCCCATctactggaaatgtgttttgttttttttgcaaactattCAGTAACGATTCAGTAATGATATTAAAGCTACCcttgaattgaaatgaattgaattgaagtgaattgaattgaaatcatAATACCAGTTCACTTTAAACGGTAGTCTGTCATAGATTGGTACTGTGTACGCTGATGTGTCAGTGGGTTTGTGTGAGGTCATGCGTCAGAACATCATATGAAGGGCCTCATCCTGGTAATTAGCCCCGGGCCTCAGGAAGTGTTAATCTGGCCCTgcaagggaggcatccaggaggcatcctaaccagatgcccgaaccacctcattggctcctctcgacatggagaagcagcggctctactttgagtccctcccggatgaccgaacttctcaccctatctctaagggagagtccagccaccgtgcggaggaaactcatttcggccgcttgtattcgcgatctcattctttcggtcattacccaaagctcatgaccataggtgagggtgggaacgtagatcaaccagtaaatcgagagccttgccttatggctcagctctttctttaccacaacagaccggtaaaaagcccgcatcactgctgacccagcaccaatctgcctgtcaatctcccgctcccttgtaccatcactcgtgaacaagaccccgagatacttaaactcctccacttgaggcaagagctcatccccgacccagagagggctctccaccctttaccgcgtgagaaccatggcctcagattcggaggtactgatcctcatcccggccgcttcacactcggctgcaaaccgatccagtgaaagctgaagtacacggcctgatgtccccaataggaccacatcatctgcaaacagcagcgatgtgaccctgaggtcaccaaaccggacaccctccatcccctgactgcgcctagaaattctatccataaaaatactctcactgggaacgagtctgacatactgccggccatgcaaaccaaactccagctttgtttgtacagggcctgaatggctcgtagcaaagagccatgtaccccgtactcccgaagcacctcccacagaataccccggggaacacagtcgaatgccttctccaaatccacaaagcacatgtggactggttgggcaaactcccatgaaccctccagaatcctggagagggtaaagagttggtccagtgttccacgaccagggcggaacccacactgctcctcctgaatccgaggttcgactataagctggactctcttctccagtacccctgcatagaccttgcca
This Pygocentrus nattereri isolate fPygNat1 chromosome 22, fPygNat1.pri, whole genome shotgun sequence DNA region includes the following protein-coding sequences:
- the LOC108411228 gene encoding butyrophilin subfamily 1 member A1-like isoform X1; protein product: MLLLLLMFDLLSCSNADIFSLVVPDGDISAQLGSSVVLPCELSTSLDIRRYEVRWHRPDKFENPVLLYRDLKVQENIGDPRYRGRASLIGELQKWNASLRLENLTVADRGEYVCYVKSYTWYEEASVFLSLPVVGSPLLLSFAEAGQQVNVTCASGGWSPKPTLTWRDKQGRELTDSVNQEYTDSERLVNVSSWLLFSPSETEWISCSVGLSGQEMRESRVLPLNPVHHPADPPTEPGVSPGWKVATILLVISLLVLTVMTVFFLKFRGHIFQKGTKSRPAAEEEGRCFVAGPETNNKETNADQVADLSPLSCPVCAVREANRTDGATQISGPETAEETSPHRDIQALTDNMEIMRIS
- the LOC108411228 gene encoding butyrophilin subfamily 1 member A1-like isoform X13, encoding MLLLLLMFDLLSCSNADIFSLVVPDGDISAQLGSSVVLPCELSTSLDIRRYEVRWHRPDKFENPVLLYRDLKVQENIGDPRYRGRASLIGELQKWNASLRLENLTVADRGEYVCYVKSYTWYEEASVFLSLPVVGSPLLLSFAEAGQQVNVTCASGGWSPKPTLTWRDKQGRELTDSVNQEYTDSERLVNVSSWLLFSPSETEWISCSVGLSGQEMRESRVLPLNPVHHPADPPTEPGVSPGWKVATILLVISLLVLTVMTVFFLKFRGHIFQKGTKSRPAAEEEGRCFVGPETAEETSPHRDIQALTDNMEIMRIS
- the LOC108411228 gene encoding butyrophilin subfamily 1 member A1-like isoform X4 gives rise to the protein MLLLLLMFDLLSCSNADIFSLVVPDGDISAQLGSSVVLPCELSTSLDIRRYEVRWHRPDKFENPVLLYRDLKVQENIGDPRYRGRASLIGELQKWNASLRLENLTVADRGEYVCYVKSYTWYEEASVFLSLPVVGSPLLLSFAEAGQQVNVTCASGGWSPKPTLTWRDKQGRELTDSVNQEYTDSERLVNVSSWLLFSPSETEWISCSVGLSGQEMRESRVLPLNPVHHPADPPTEPGVSPGWKVATILLVISLLVLTVMTVFFLKFRGHIFQKGTKSRPAAEEEGRCFVAGPETNNKETNADQVDLSPLSCPVCAVREANRTDGATQISGPETAEETSPHRDIQALTDNMEIMRIS
- the LOC108411228 gene encoding butyrophilin subfamily 1 member A1-like isoform X12, which translates into the protein MLLLLLMFDLLSCSNADIFSLVVPDGDISAQLGSSVVLPCELSTSLDIRRYEVRWHRPDKFENPVLLYRDLKVQENIGDPRYRGRASLIGELQKWNASLRLENLTVADRGEYVCYVKSYTWYEEASVFLSLPVVGSPLLLSFAEAGQQVNVTCASGGWSPKPTLTWRDKQGRELTDSVNQEYTDSERLVNVSSWLLFSPSETEWISCSVGLSGQEMRESRVLPLNPVHHPADPPTEPGVSPGWKVATILLVISLLVLTVMTVFFLKFRGHIFQKGTKSRPAEEEGRCFVVCAVREANRTDGATQISGPETAEETSPHRDIQALTDNMEIMRIS
- the LOC108411228 gene encoding butyrophilin subfamily 1 member A1-like isoform X7, with product MLLLLLMFDLLSCSNADIFSLVVPDGDISAQLGSSVVLPCELSTSLDIRRYEVRWHRPDKFENPVLLYRDLKVQENIGDPRYRGRASLIGELQKWNASLRLENLTVADRGEYVCYVKSYTWYEEASVFLSLPVVGSPLLLSFAEAGQQVNVTCASGGWSPKPTLTWRDKQGRELTDSVNQEYTDSERLVNVSSWLLFSPSETEWISCSVGLSGQEMRESRVLPLNPVHHPADPPTEPGVSPGWKVATILLVISLLVLTVMTVFFLKFRGHIFQKGTKSRPAEEEGRCFVAGPETNNKETNADQVDLSPLSCPVCAVREANRTDGATQISGPETAEETSPHRDIQALTDNMEIMRIS
- the LOC108411228 gene encoding butyrophilin subfamily 1 member A1-like isoform X6, whose protein sequence is MLLLLLMFDLLSCSNADIFSLVVPDGDISAQLGSSVVLPCELSTSLDIRRYEVRWHRPDKFENPVLLYRDLKVQENIGDPRYRGRASLIGELQKWNASLRLENLTVADRGEYVCYVKSYTWYEEASVFLSLPVVGSPLLLSFAEAGQQVNVTCASGGWSPKPTLTWRDKQGRELTDSVNQEYTDSERLVNVSSWLLFSPSETEWISCSVGLSGQEMRESRVLPLNPVHHPADPPTEPGVSPGWKVATILLVISLLVLTVMTVFFLKFRGHIFQKGTKSRPAAEEEGRCFVGPETNNKETNADQVDLSPLSCPVCAVREANRTDGATQISGPETAEETSPHRDIQALTDNMEIMRIS
- the LOC108411228 gene encoding butyrophilin subfamily 1 member A1-like isoform X10 encodes the protein MLLLLLMFDLLSCSNADIFSLVVPDGDISAQLGSSVVLPCELSTSLDIRRYEVRWHRPDKFENPVLLYRDLKVQENIGDPRYRGRASLIGELQKWNASLRLENLTVADRGEYVCYVKSYTWYEEASVFLSLPVVGSPLLLSFAEAGQQVNVTCASGGWSPKPTLTWRDKQGRELTDSVNQEYTDSERLVNVSSWLLFSPSETEWISCSVGLSGQEMRESRVLPLNPVHHPADPPTEPGVSPGWKVATILLVISLLVLTVMTVFFLKFRGHIFQKGTKSRPAAEEEGRCFVDLSPLSCPVCAVREANRTDGATQISGPETAEETSPHRDIQALTDNMEIMRIS
- the LOC108411228 gene encoding butyrophilin subfamily 1 member A1-like isoform X8: MLLLLLMFDLLSCSNADIFSLVVPDGDISAQLGSSVVLPCELSTSLDIRRYEVRWHRPDKFENPVLLYRDLKVQENIGDPRYRGRASLIGELQKWNASLRLENLTVADRGEYVCYVKSYTWYEEASVFLSLPVVGSPLLLSFAEAGQQVNVTCASGGWSPKPTLTWRDKQGRELTDSVNQEYTDSERLVNVSSWLLFSPSETEWISCSVGLSGQEMRESRVLPLNPVHHPADPPTEPGVSPGWKVATILLVISLLVLTVMTVFFLKFRGHIFQKGTKSRPAEEEGRCFVGPETNNKETNADQVDLSPLSCPVCAVREANRTDGATQISGPETAEETSPHRDIQALTDNMEIMRIS